The Camelina sativa cultivar DH55 chromosome 18, Cs, whole genome shotgun sequence DNA window ctgataccatgttaaatttgggcttatcttgggcttccaactaaaaaccaattgacaattaATAGATTAGTCCTAATCCTTTATAATGAtagtttttatcaaaattcaGTTGTGGAACTTGGATTGTATTCCAACACATTTAGAAGTTAGAGAATTTGATAAGTGGGTTTTACTTTGGTGCTTTAACAATAGTGAACTTGCGGAAATGTTTATTCACAAATTAAGACATATAGACTCTCCGAGGAAAAAGATATTACATACAGTActtgacaaagaaacaaaatacatCATGGAAATGTTCAAAGTACGTGTTGAATGGAAACTAAAAGAGACaataaaagaagattaaaatCCTAAAGTGTCTTTAGTTAATTACTTACATGAAAAAGTGAGACAGAAATATTagaataaattagaattattttcCACTCTTAATGAAGCATTCAGCACATAGTTAATTATTAACTAGTTTAAAATGATGGCTTTGTGTTAATTAGATATTCCTTCTCGACTAAGAAATGGAGCAATGCACCgaaggtggtggaggaggagagcAAGGAATTAGACATTCCAACATCTACCACAAAGATGGAAAAAGaacaataataaagaagaagctGTCGCTTTTGCTGTGGCCTAAGGAAAAGATAAAGCATGTTTTaactattgtttttttcctcaaaaagacggggaaaattattaaaacaaaagcaacaaaaGGCCTAACATTTGAACCACAGTTTTCAAACTTGGGTTGTTTGAATCATTTTGTATTGTAACGTAACTTCCAAAAATTATCGAGTGGTAGTGGTAGCAATCGTTTCCGAGCAAAATGGTATACGAATTTTATTGTTGATTGTGTAGTTAAAAGACTACATAGTTCAACTTAAAACTAGATAGTTTGAGTTCCATTTTAGACCAATAGACAGTATGATCCAACTCATATGTTATACGTGCGTTTTTGTGGGAATCAGAACGGTTTAAATCTTGGATTTGAGGATTTAACCGAAGATCAAACTTAGTAAGAGTGTAAGACAATAGAAAGCCGTAAGAgaactactaaaaaaaaaaaaattgactaaaatcataaaattttataatttgtactCATTAAGAATTACAACGGTTTTATGGTAAACTGGACCCGATTTACGGTTCTTAATTCGTGAAACCCAAATATTTGTTACTAAAATCTCGaaatattgttttatagttACTTGTTTTGGGATGAAAAGTTCATTGGTCCTCATCAAGTTCACTTTTCCCCCACAACATatacacttttaaaaaaattattttaaaaaatttgaaagagtTCTGGACCTAATTTTGCCCATATATACATTATCAAGTTCAGTTGTTTTTTTATAGTATACATTCTCTTCACGaataaaactaaagaatttTCGAAATCCTATATGGAAAACTGAGAATAAAACTCATATAGATCAAACCAAGAATAAAGTTGGGAATTTTAGCGAAAGATAGTTTTGAAAAGTATAACTAAGAAGTAGATATGATAGTTTGAAGATATAATTTGGGGAATGTATACTTTTTGTGTTTATTATGAAATGATtagacttttatttttcatcaaatACGCACCTATATTCTTATTAGCCACGCAAGAAACTAAAGAGTACACCTACGAATCTACTATTTTTGTTAGTTGTTACATCAAATCGCATTGACAGTACACAAAAGACTCACTCTGACCATCGATTCGATTTCCATACCATATCATTTGCTCACAcaaggttgaaaaaaaaaaaaaaccattttcagACAAAACATTAACGAAGTGGATTAATGTCTGAAGATAAGTGATCACCTAAAACGTAACAAGAGTTCACTTTTGACtcggagagaaagaagagtctCGTCTATATGCATATAAGATCTCTTGTTATCTCCTCCAAGAGTCCACTGAAGACTTCCCTCTCTATATCCCTCATAACATCATCTTTCTCAATAAAGGCGAGCATGGAATCGTTCCAACCCATGTCCCACATTGAGTTCAAGTTTGGGTCTTTATGGAGAACATCTCTTTCCAACACGTAGTCTTCAACATGTGATCCAATGTTGTAATCTCTACCGTCGGCTCGCAGCTTCTCTAACTCTTTGCTCATTTGTCTAATAAGATGGTCCAGTGAGTTTACTTTAGAGGAACTGATGGGTACCTTGACGAAAGGATGTACACTTAACTCTTGAAATCTCCTTTTTCGTTTCATAAGCTCGAAGCCACATTCGAGGATTAGATTTTTGTCTTCTTGATAGTAATCGCTTTCAACGGAGGCGTCATGAAAAACATTTGGTGGAATGTTGAGTTTGAAAAGTGCCTTTGCTGTGTCTAGAAATAGTTGGCTTTTcacaaatattttcttgaggtTAATTTCATTTTCAGACAATGTATctgtggtttcttgtttccgGTGTTCTTGTCGCTTCTCCAACAAAGGTAAACCAGCTTCTACCTCCTCTTTGGTTCCTGAAATAATTGAAACTTATTTTAGTTCCATAAAAAAAATCGCTTACTTGTTGCCTAATATGCTTGTGGCTCTATCATGAGTAAAGAATGAAGCCTTGGATATGTGGATATGTTTTCAAAACatacattgtttttgttttgttcttaccTTTACATATTGTCTTGGGTAATCTCTCTGAATTTCCATTAAACTTTGATAttggagcttgttgatctaTCCCATCCGTGAACATAATCCCATGATGCTGCTCATGAAAATCAAGACACAGAGATTAGAGTTAATATATACAGATGGTGTGTGAAGTTTATATACAGTAATAAGCTTACGTTTTCTAATGGAGCTTGGCATGTGACTCTCTCCGCGGCAATAAgaagaattgagtcatctttgaTTCCTCTCTTATGTTCTACCACacttttgtttgatgattggaCCTCAGCACCTGAAACTTGAGAAGTTTTGATGCATGTCTCTGCTTCTTCCTTCATCTTATTACAGTCATTATCACTTATGCGTAACTGATCATGTTTTACATCTGCTTTCTTAATCTCTGGTCGCTTCATTACTTTGCACAATCCttcattttgattatatatacctTGGTTTTTATTCTCGCGGATCTTGGCTTTATGCACCTCTCCTTCTCTTCCCTTTTGTGTTATTTCAACATGAGAAAAGCTTTTCCTTGGAGCTTTAGCATTGTCTGTGACTGTGAGGGGTAGCTTCTTTTGTATATCCACTGAACTCAAAGGTCTTGGTGATTGATTGGGCTTTACGCTATATTCTCGCTGCAACTTCTCTTTCTTggtgatctcttcttcctcaggtTTATGAAAGATTAGTTTCTTCTCAGAACTAAGTTTCTGTAAAGGCTTCCTCGCGACAACCTTATGTTTATGTTCTGTTGGAGATGGACTCCTTCTGATAGCAATTTTCGTCGTCACTTCTTCATCCTTCTTGTATGAaactttgcttctttttctactgtttgaaattgaatcatctttctctctatctttctgcTGAGACTTGGCTTTGTAGTTCATCTCACTCGCGGTTTGAGTCTCTTTATGTACTACTAAATCCAATGATGTTGACTTCCTTGGTGCCTTTTGTTCAACAAGATTTTCACTAGCTTGCATTACTCTATGCCTTGTGAGATTCTCTGCAGATTTAGTGGATTTATCATGTATGTTGTTGGTCTCTTTTCCATCCTCTGGAAACTCTCCTAGTCCCATCAACTTGGCAACAACACTTGGAATCCTTCCTTTCTGAGGTTTTAGTGATCTCTCTTCTGTATCTCCACAACTACTTGTTCTTCTATGTTTGTTCTTCTTATTATCCTCTTGGTAGTTAAGTGCCAATAGTCTCATCTCGATATCTGCCTTGGCGACTTCTTTGATCTTTTGGTAATTTTGGTTATGAGCTTCATCTTGATCTTCATCATCGTTTTCGTCAAGCAGCTTGATTCTGTTTTTCCTCTGTTTATTCGTTGTGTAATCAGAAGCTTGTTGTATGTCTACAAGCAAACGGATAGACTTTTCCAAGTCAATAGCACCTTCCATGAGTTGTTCACCGCATTGTATCGAG harbors:
- the LOC104760693 gene encoding uncharacterized protein LOC104760693, with translation MSLNGEKRMMKRSDFAQKLLDDLRVRKEQLSGSKNCLPTDNYAYINRGFKGSRAKSTTFQELTSSSVEASNQLVPYGKGRSMEKIDLSKALAYALENAGKATRGDPSGSASIISFLHEVGKRSLGERRSSQVSVQQQQQQQQPSSSSPMIHVHIKEISKGAQKLNQIIKACSNGLSFRKGRYSIQCGEQLMEGAIDLEKSIRLLVDIQQASDYTTNKQRKNRIKLLDENDDEDQDEAHNQNYQKIKEVAKADIEMRLLALNYQEDNKKNKHRRTSSCGDTEERSLKPQKGRIPSVVAKLMGLGEFPEDGKETNNIHDKSTKSAENLTRHRVMQASENLVEQKAPRKSTSLDLVVHKETQTASEMNYKAKSQQKDREKDDSISNSRKRSKVSYKKDEEVTTKIAIRRSPSPTEHKHKVVARKPLQKLSSEKKLIFHKPEEEEITKKEKLQREYSVKPNQSPRPLSSVDIQKKLPLTVTDNAKAPRKSFSHVEITQKGREGEVHKAKIRENKNQGIYNQNEGLCKVMKRPEIKKADVKHDQLRISDNDCNKMKEEAETCIKTSQVSGAEVQSSNKSVVEHKRGIKDDSILLIAAERVTCQAPLENHHGIMFTDGIDQQAPISKFNGNSERLPKTICKGTKEEVEAGLPLLEKRQEHRKQETTDTLSENEINLKKIFVKSQLFLDTAKALFKLNIPPNVFHDASVESDYYQEDKNLILECGFELMKRKRRFQELSVHPFVKVPISSSKVNSLDHLIRQMSKELEKLRADGRDYNIGSHVEDYVLERDVLHKDPNLNSMWDMGWNDSMLAFIEKDDVMRDIEREVFSGLLEEITRDLICI